A window of Microcystis aeruginosa FD4 contains these coding sequences:
- a CDS encoding DUF29 domain-containing protein — protein sequence MTVITDLKILYEIDDSLWLAETIELLKAKNFEALDLDNLIEELEDLGNEKKFRVASLLEQIIRHFLLLQFWTEERAYNQDHWELEIVNFQIQLKRGLTTNLRNYLQNELTNIYEDAVFFVRKKTKNKVTFPDTCPYSLEELLDPNWLPSYE from the coding sequence TCTTTGGTTAGCAGAAACTATAGAACTGCTCAAGGCTAAAAACTTTGAAGCGCTAGACTTAGACAATTTAATCGAGGAGTTAGAAGACTTGGGAAACGAAAAAAAGTTTCGTGTTGCTAGTTTATTAGAGCAAATTATTAGACATTTTTTACTTCTACAGTTTTGGACAGAGGAAAGAGCATATAATCAGGATCACTGGGAGTTAGAAATAGTCAACTTTCAAATTCAGCTAAAAAGAGGCTTAACCACCAATCTCCGTAATTATTTACAAAATGAATTAACTAACATTTATGAAGATGCAGTTTTCTTTGTGCGGAAAAAGACAAAGAATAAAGTTACTTTCCCTGATACTTGTCCCTACAGTTTAGAAGAACTTCTCGATCCTAATTGGCTACCATCTTACGAATAA
- a CDS encoding DUF29 domain-containing protein — protein sequence MTVIPDLKTLYEIDDSLWLEATIELLKNKRFDTLDLENLIEELEDLGNEKKFRVASFLQQIIRHALLLQFWASEREYNQGHWESELVNFQDQLNTYLTASLRKYLEQEFDNIYQKAIRYVTKKTNNQVNFPNTCPYSLEELLDPNWLPSDNQGDKK from the coding sequence ATGACTGTTATTCCCGACTTAAAAACTCTCTACGAGATTGATGATTCCCTCTGGTTAGAAGCAACTATCGAACTCTTGAAGAATAAAAGATTTGACACTTTAGATTTAGAGAATTTAATCGAGGAGTTAGAAGATTTGGGAAACGAGAAAAAGTTTCGTGTTGCTAGTTTTTTACAGCAAATTATTCGTCATGCTTTGTTACTGCAATTTTGGGCAAGCGAAAGAGAATATAATCAAGGTCATTGGGAGTCAGAACTGGTAAATTTTCAAGATCAATTAAATACCTACCTAACGGCAAGTTTACGGAAATATTTAGAACAAGAATTTGATAATATTTATCAGAAAGCAATCCGTTATGTGACAAAAAAGACCAACAATCAAGTCAACTTTCCCAATACTTGTCCCTACAGTTTAGAAGAACTT